A genomic stretch from Numida meleagris isolate 19003 breed g44 Domestic line chromosome 2, NumMel1.0, whole genome shotgun sequence includes:
- the C2H8orf22 gene encoding pancreatic progenitor cell differentiation and proliferation factor-like protein, whose product MLWGRGWGHGTGLAAVGREGPSRHVLSRPTAPGRAARDTYRDGSGPGLHSLRCERSRPRFYSERSVLLAAMASVPSAGCLLARNQYYRTRQNSESSVSSSSYCCSDPVSVAEQDKAFHGLPELLDKCWWIKSFFHCEPSPPTVGRKALSASSTNS is encoded by the exons ATGCTGTGGGGACGCGGGTGGGGGCACGGCACGGGGCTGGCGGCAGTGGGGCGGGAAGGCCCCTCCCGTCACGTCCTGTCCCGTCCCACTGCCCCGGGGCGGGCCGCCCGCGACACATATAGGGACGGTTCGGGGCCTGGGCTGCACTCATTGCGGTGTGAGCGGTCGCGCCCTCGCTTTTACTCCGAGAGAAGCGTCCTCCTCGCTGCCATGGCCTCGGTACCTTCTGCAGGCTGCCTCCTGGCCAGGAACCAGTACTACCGCA CAAGGCAGAACTCGGAATCCAGCGTTTCTTCCAGCTCCTACTGCTGTTCCGATCCTGTGAGCGTTGCAGAGCAGGACAAAGCATTTCATG GGTTACCTGAATTACTCGATAAATGCTGGTggataaaaagctttttccattGTGAACCATCTCCACCAACTGTTGGCAGAAAAGCACTATCAGCAAGCAG TACCAACAGTTGA